The stretch of DNA CCCTTCCAAATGTTTCATGTGAAACATTTTCTCCCCCATATATGGTAAGAGTCCACTCTTTTGAATCTTCACTTCGTCTAGAAAAAAATGATATTGTTGTTTCTTTCTTTTTCTTGTTGAAACTCCATGAGCTAGGACAGTTGTTGATTCTGGGTAGTTTGGATCAATAGTTAATATGCAAGCTTTAATTAAATGAACTAGCCCGTAAAAGAGAAGTATAGGCTGAATAATCAAAGGTGCATTTTTTGCTTGATTATAATAAATTTGTCCATGTTCTAGATAATAAATAAAGGGGTAACAATTTTCATAACTTTTTTGTTCAGCTAAGTCAGTGCTCCGAAGCTTATAGCATTTTTTAAGAAAAGATTGTGAAGAGCTTGCTGAAAAAAAATATAAAAATGAATCCCAATTTTTAAAATCAAGCATTAATAACACCTCCGAATTTTTAGAAAAGTCTAACATATTAAAGAGTCCTTGACAGTATTTTGCCCAATTGATAACCTACTAATAATATTTTCTAGACTAGGGGGTCAAAAAGATGTGGGAAAGTAAGTTTGTAAAAGAGGGTTTAACATTTGATGATGTGTTGCTTGTTCCTGCCAAATCAGAGGTTCTTCCACGAGATGTCGATTTAAGCGTTAAATTAACTGAGAAGATTAAGCTTAATATTCCACTAATTAGTGCAGGTATGGATACTGTAACTGAAGCTGATATGGCTATTGCAATGGCCCGTCAAGGCGGACTAGGAGTTATTCATAAAAATATGTCAATCGAGCAGCAAGCTGAACAGGTTGATAAAGTGAAGCGCTCAGAGAGTGGCGTCATTACAGACCCATTTTTCCTTACCCCAGAACAACAAGTTTTTGATGCTGAACATTTAATGGGAAAATATCGTATTTCCGGTGTTCCGATCGTCAATAATCATGAAGAACAGAAACTTGTTGGGATATTAACGAACCGAGACCTTCGATTTATTTCTGATTACTCAATTATCATTTCCGATGTTATGACTAAAGAAAATCTTGTAACTGCACCTGTTGGAACTACTTTAGCAGATGCAGAAAGTATTCTTCAAAAACATAAAATTGAAAAGCTCCCACTTGTTGATAGTAAAGGGATTCTTAAAGGTTTAATTACCATTAAGGATATTGAAAAAGTTATTGAATTCCCTAATTCTGCAAAGGACCAACAAGGAAGATTATTAGTTGGGGCAGCTGTTGGAGTCACAAAAGACACAATGAAGCGAGTAGAATTGCTTGTTAAATCTCAAGTGGATGTTATTGTCGTTGATACAGCTCATGGGCATTCTAAGGGTGTATTGGATACAGTCCGAGAGATTCGCAACGCATACCCAGACCTTGCAATCATTGCAGGAAATGTAGCTACTGCAGAAGCTACAAAGGATTTGATCGAGGCTGGAGCAGATATTGTGAAAGTAGGAATCGGGCCTGGATCCATTTGTACAACTCGAGTGGTTGCTGGTGTAGGTGTTCCACAAATAACAGCTGTTTATGATTGTGCTACAGAGGCAAGGAAGCATGGAAAAGCGATTATTGCTGATGGCGGAATCAAGTATTCAGGTGATATCGTTAAAGCACTTGCTGCTGGAGGACATGTTGTAATGCTCGGAAGCTTATTAGCAGGTGTATCCGAAAGCCCTGGAGAGACAGAAATTTTCCAAGGACGCCGTTTCAAGGTTTACCGTGGAATGGGTTCTGTTGCAGCTATGGAAAAAGGTTCAAAAGACCGTTATTTCCAAGAAGATAATAAAAAATTTGTTCCAGAAGGTATTGAAGGCCGTCTGCCATATAAAGGACCATTAACAGATACAATCTATCAGCTTGTAGGCGGATTACGTTCAGGAATGGGCTATTGTGGAACAAAAGACTTAACCGAATTAAGAGAAAATGCTCAGTTTGTAAAAATGACGGGTGCGGGCCTTAGAGAAAGTCATCCGCATGATGTTCAAATTACAAAAGAAGCTCCAAATTATTCATTATAATAATTAAAAAAAGCAGAGAAAATATTGAACTGCACCTTAATTTTAGACTCAACTAGTAATTAAGGTGCAGTAAAAATATTCTCTGCTTTTTTATTTTGGTAATAAAAAGACAAGAATAGGTAATACCTCTGTCTATGTTTTAGGTTCTAGTTATGTTAAAATATCAAACGTGTACTAAATAGTTGGAGGGCTTTCTATTGAAAAAATTTCGTAAGTATGTTGCTAGTATTCTTGCATTAATGATGGTAATAGGGCTTTTTCCTAGCTTAAATAAAGCCCATGCAGAAGATATTTTAAATATCAATGGAGATGCTGCTATTTTAGTAGAAGCAGAGACCGGAAAGGTATTATATTCAAAAAATGCTGATCAAGTATTAGGGATCGCAAGTATGACGAAAATGATGACGGAATATCTTCTTCTTGAAGCTATTGAAGAGGGAAAAGTGAAGTGGGATCAGGAATATTCCGTTAGCGAATATGTCTGGAAGATTTCTCATGATACGAATTTATCAAATGTTCCATTGCGTAGAGATGGTAAATATAATATTCGTGAATTGTATCAGGCAATGACGATTTATTCAGCCAATGCTGCGACCATTGCTATTGCTGAAACGATTGCTGGGTCAGAAAAAAACTTTGTGAAAATGATGAATGAAAAAGCGGAAGAGCTTGGTTTAGAGGATTATAAATTTGTTAATTCAACCGGCTTAAATAATAAAGATTTAAAAGGAAATTTCCATACTGGAACTGAAGAAGAAGAAAATGTTATGTCAGCACGTGCAACAGCTAAGCTGGCATCAGCTCTAATTAATAGATTTCCAGAAGTATTAGAAACAACTAGTATTCCAAAGATGACCTTCAGAGAAGGTACTGAAGATGCTATTAATATGGAGAACTGGAACTGGATGCTTCCAGGCCTAGTCTATGGTTTTGAAGGTGTAGATGGGCTAAAAACAGGAACGACAGATTTTGCGGGGTATTGCTTTACAGGTACTGCAGAGAGAAATGGCACCCGTTATATTACGGTGGTTATGAATGCTAAGGATGATAGTGGAAAAGGGTCTTACAAATCGCGTTTTGATGAGACAAAGAAAATGCTCAATTATGCCTTTAGCAATTTTAGTAAAGAAGAGATTGTACCAGCGAATTATGAAGTAAAGGGCAAAAAGACTTTACCAGTAACGAAAGGTAAAGAAGATAAGGTAAAGATTCATACAAAAGATCCAATCACGATGGTCTTAAAAAGCGGAGAAAAAGAAAATTATAAACCGAAGCTAGTACTTGATAAAAAGAAATTAAATGAAAAAGGCGAATTGACTGCACCAATTAAAAAAGGTGAAAAAGTTGGTACGTTAACAATTGAATCTCCGAATGATAAGGATTTGGAATTTTTATCTGAAGATGGAAAAAGTAATATTACAGTAGATGTTGTTGCTGCTGACGATGTTGAAAAAGCGAACTGGTTTGTGCTTATGATGCGTGGAATTGGAAGCTTCTTCGGAAATGTTTGGGGAGGAATTTCCTCAACCGTTCAAGGGTGGTTTTCTTAAAAAAAAGCGATTCCTGTCTTGACAGGAATTCTTTTTTTATCATTAAATTTGTATAATTCAGTTGCAAATGGTTTAAAATTGTAGTACATTATGAATTACAAAAATTTTCTATAATAAAAAGCAATGAGAGGAACTAGTAGCAGGAAATTCGTTCTTAAGAGAGCCAATGGCTGGTGAGAATTGGCGGATGAAGCTTGTGAATCCATCCTCGAGCAAAGTATGGAAAGCCTTGAACAACCTCTAGGTCAGTAAATACTTTCGGTTAAAACCGTTATGAATGAAGGTGGAGGACAATTCATTGTCTTCAACTAGGGTGGCAACGCGGGTAACTCTCGTCCCTTTTATAGGGACGGGAGTTTTTTGTGTTTTTACGCCTATTAAAACAAGGAGGGAATATCAAATGTTGGACATTAAGTATTTAAGGGCTAATTTTCAAGAAGTGAAAGAGAAGCTTAAGCATAGGGGAGAGGATTTAACCGATCTAGGGAAATTTGAAGATCTAGATACGAAACGTCGAGAGTTAATTGTTCAGGCGGAGCAGCTGAAGAGTAAACGGAATGAAGTATCTCAGCAAGTGGCGGCATTAAAGCGTGATAAACAGGATGCGGATCATCTAATTGTTGAGATGAGAGAAGTCGGAGATCAAATCAAGACACTTGATGATGAACTCCGAAGTGTAGAAGAAGTATTGGATCAATTATTACTCAGCATTCCGAATATTCCACATGAAAGTGTTCCGGTTGGGGAAACTGAAGATGATAATATTGAAGCTTGGAAATGGGGCGAAATTCGCGAGTTTGAATTCGAACCTAAACCACATTGGGATGTTGCTGACCAGCTGAAAATTCTTGATTTTGAAAGAGCTGGAAAAGTGACAGGAAGCCGTTTTGTTTTCTATAAAGGCTTAGGCGCTCGCTTAGAACGTGCATTATTCAACTTCATGCTCGATCTTCATACAGATGAACATGGCTATAAAGAAGTCCTACCGCCGTATCTTGTCAATCGTGCTAGTATGACAGGAACAGGGCAGCTTCCTAAATTTGAAGAAGATGCTTTCCTTATAGGAAACGAGGATTACTTCTTAATTCCAACTGCGGAAGTACCAGTAACGAATATGCATCGAGATGAAATTCTCACTGGAGAGAATCTCCCGATTAACTATGCTGCCTTTAGTGCGTGCTTCCGGTCAGAAGCAGGTTCTGCTGGCCGCGATACTCGCGGACTTATTCGCCAGCACCAATTTAATAAAGTTGAGTTGGTGAAATTTGTTAAACCTGAAGATTCTTATGATGAATTAGAAAAATTAACAAAGAATGCTGAGAAGGTATTACAGCTATTAGGACTTCCATATCGAGTAATGAGCATGTGTACAGGGGATCTTGGTTTCACAGCTGCGAAAAAGTATGATATTGAGGTATGGATTCCAAGCTATGGCACATATAGAGAAATTTCTTCTTGCAGTAATTTTGAAAGCTTCCAAGCAAGACGTGCAAATATTCGCTTCCGTCGTGAGCCGAAAGGAAAGCCAGAGCATGTTCATACATTAAATGGATCTGGACTCGCGATTGGCCGTACGGTAGCAGCTATATTAGAAAATTATCAACAGGAAGATGGTAGTGTTATCATTCCTGAGGTATTACGCCCTTATATGGGAAACCGAGATGTCATTAAACCTGAATAGGTTACAAAGGAAGATAGTCTTTTCTGAGCGGTGTCAAAACCGCTCAGAAAAAAATCTTATATACATGTTGACTTCATCTGAAATAAGTGATATATTATTTCTTGTCGATACGGAGGAATACCCAAGTCCGGCTGAAGGGATCGGTCTTGAAAACCGACAGGCGGGTCAAACCGCGCAGGGGTTCGAATCCCCTTTCCTCCTCCATTATAATTGACATCTAACATGCGCATAAATTGGAGATGAAATCGTTACAGCTGTAACGATTTTTTTATTGTATAGGATAATGTAAAAATAGTCGCCGAATGGGCGACTATTTTTTTAACAATTGCGTTTGTTTGAGAAATATAGAAATGCGTTCAAGGATTGGCTCAATTGAATTTTCATCCTCGATAATGTCATAATCATTAATATTTAAACGAAGAACAGGGCATGCATTAAACGTATTAATCCAATTTTCATAGCGCTTATGCATTTCCTCCCAATAGGAAATGGGTGTCTGTTGTTCCATTGGGCGTCCTCTTTCTTGGATACGCGATAAAATATCATCAAGGGAGCCTTCAATATAGATGAGAAGGTCCGGGTGTGGGAAATAAGGTGTCATGACCATCGCTTCAAAAAGACTTGTGTATGTTTCATAGTCTACCTTTGACATTGTGCCTTTTTCATAATGCATCTTGGCAAAAATTCCAGTATCTTCGTAAATCGAGCGATCTTGAATGAAACCGCCTCCATATTCAAAAATACGTTTCTGCTCCTTAAAGCGTTCAGCTAGAAAGTAAATTTGTAAATGAAAGCTCCAGCGATCGAAGTCTGCATAAAATTTATCCAAGTATGGATTAGAATCGACTTTTTCAAAAGATGTGCGGAAATGAAGTGCCTTAGCAAGGGCATTCGTCATGGTAGATTTTCCGACTCCTACTGTACCAGCTACAGTAATGACAGCATTCGAAGGAATCCCATATTTGTTACGTAAACTCATGATTGTATGCTCCCTTTTTTAAATGATTGGTTTAAAGTGTCAAATATATAGTTTAGATCATCCTTGTTTTTTACAAAATCTAAGTTATCACCATTGAATCGAAGAACTGGCACTTCTGGATGTTGGGCTTCGAATTCGCTAATGGCGCTTTCATAATCCAACGAAAGCTGCTCCAAGTAGAGAGGGCTAATATTTTTTTCAATTTCCCGTCCTCTAAGCTTAATGCGCTTTAGCAGTGTCTCAAGGCTGGCATGTAAATAAATAACCATATTGGGTTTCGGCATATCAGCCGTTAAAATCTCATATATTTTTAAATACTTATCGTATTCGGTTTTATTTAAGGAACGCCCTGCAAAAATTAAATTTTTAAAAATATGATAGTCAGCCGTGACAGGTTCATTATTTTTCAAATAATGGTTATGTATATCAACTAACTGCTTGTAACGGTTGCAGAGGAAAAACATTTCTGTTTGAAAGCTCCATTCCTCTATGTTTTCATAGAACTTACCTAGAAATGGATTTTCATCTACTATTTCTTTAAGCAAAGTAAATTGATAATGGTCGGAAATTGCTTTTGCCAGCGATGTTTTTCCTACGCCAATTGGCCCCTCAACCGTAATAAAAGGTGCTACTTTCATCAATTGCCCTCCTACTCCATCTTGCTTTTCTATTCTAAATCTCCTATTAAATAAGATTAATCTTGTAAATCGCCGTTCTTAATGGGCACAAAAATTATTTTAACATACTATGAGAGTGGAAGGGATATGGAATTTTATATGGGTAAAGACAAAAAAACAGCTGCAGACGTTAGCAGCTGTTTTAATTGAATATGAAAGTATCACTTTTCTAATCAGGCTCTTTTTACTACCTCAAAATTTTCGGTAATTAATAACCAGTTTTGTGGGAAGGAGAGTCCGAGCTTCCAATAACTCATTCCTCTTAGTTTTAATTCTTTAATTAAATTGAATTTAGCTTGAATGGACCTAGCATCTTCAAACCAGACTTCATGTTTTTTTCCTTCGTTATCAGTATAGTTAAAGAATGGCGCTTGGGATCTTGAATCATACTGGATAGGGACATTATGTGCTGCAGCAAGTTGAATGGCTTGCTGTGGGCTGACTGCTTTTGCAACCGACCCTGGAACAAAGGGCAATGTCCAGTCATATCCATATAGATTCTGCCCCATTAAAATTTTTGATGACGGGATCTCGGTTATGGCATATTCTAAAACTCTTCTAACTGGACCAATAGGGGAAACTGCCATGGCTGGACCTCCGCTATATCCCCATTCATATGTCATGATAACGACGAAATCCGCAATTTCTCCATGTGCTTTATAGTCATGTGCCTCATACCATTTGCCTTTTTGAGTTGCACTTGTTTTAGGTGCAAGAGCTGTAGAAAGCAGCCAACCCTCTTGTTGAAATCTTGCCTTTGCTTTCCTTAAAAACCGGTTATAAGCTTCACGATCCTCTGGGCGCAAAAATTCGAAATCGAAATGAATATCTTTAAATCCATATTTTTTTGCCGTTGTGACAATGTTATTTAAAAATTTATCTTGTATGGGAATATTATTTAGAAGAATACGGCCAAGCTCGTCATTAAATTGATCGTTCTCTTGATTTGTAATGACCATCATCAAAACATTTTGATTAGCTCTGGCTATGGCTGGGAAATTATTTAATAATGGTTCTTTTAGTGATCCGTCACGAAGTGCTTGAAAGCTGAATGGGGCTAAGTAAGTTAAATAAGGTGCTGCTTCCCGTGCGCTTGCTTCTAGATTTGGTGCAACGGATGTTCCTCTAGGTTCTACATAAGCATTAAATTCTGCTTTTGGCTTGGGCCGAGGTGGAATATAGAGTCGAAATCCAATTTGAAGCGGGGTATTAACAGAAATTCCATTAACCGCTGCTAGCTCCTGAAAGGAAATACTGAATTTCCTTGAAATGGAATATAAGCTATCACCACTCTGCACCCAGTAAAATTGTCCAATAATAGGAATAACCATTGTCTGTCCGACCACTAAATTGTTCGGATTAGGAATTTCATTTGCTTCTGCAATGTCTTTGGCAGTTGTTCCGTAAGTTCGTGCAATACTTGTTAATGTTTGATTTTCTTGTACAACATGAATTTGCAAATTACTCCCTCCTTCATACAATATAAAGTGAAACTTCCATTAGTGGGGGGTTCTTTCATCCCCCACTGATGGTTAGTTGAACCAATCACGCTCAAAACGCCACGTCCTGTGTTTCGCCTGACTAGGAAATCCTGTCCGTCGTCGGGCTTTTGCGGGGAGTTGATTCCCCCACTTAGGTTTCTTTGATTCTCTCGCAAACTTGAAGTGGGGGTCTTACTGCCCGTTAATCTTCGACAAAACATAGAACATACTGTCCGTATCATCAGCCATGTAATATGAACACTACAACCATTTTATGAAGGAAAAATAGAAGTAATGATATAATTAATTAAGGAAAAAATTAAAGGAATGAATAAAATGGTTTTGCAGAACGATCATATAGATGAAATATTTATGCTTGAAGCTATAAAAGAAGCAAAAAAGGCTGAACAGATAAAGGAAGTCCCGATTGGGGCTATTATTGTCCATAATGGAGAGATCATTGCAAAAGCACATAATTTAAGGGAATCAAACCAAAATGCTATTGCTCATGCGGAATTGCTTGCGATTGATCAAGCTTGTAAGAAGCTTGGGACGTGGAGACTAGAGGATGCTGTTCTATACGTCACACTTGAGCCATGCCCGATGTGTGCGGGAGCAATCATGCTTTCTCGGATTAAAACAGTCGTTTATGGTGCGAAGGATCCAAAGGGCGGCTGTGCTGGTACGTTTATGAACCTTCTTCAAGATGAACGCTTTAATCATCAGAGTGATGTTGTGTCAGGAGTCCTTGAAAAAGAGTGTGGGGACCTTCTATCTGCTTTCTTTAAAAGTTTACGCGAGCGGAAAAAGGAAGAGAAAAAGAGGAGACAGCTGCAATTGGATACAAATGCAGGAATTGACAGTGAATAGGAATTGATTTTTAATCGGAATGTTAGTATACTTATAAATGCGTCACATATGGCGCAATTAAATATGGTTTCAACTTTGCCGTGCTAGGCGGGGAGGTAGCGGTGCCCTGTACTCGTAATCCGCTCTAGCGAGGCTGAATCCCTTCCTGAGGCTGGTGTCCTGTAGGGTCTGCCTTAAGTAAGTGGTGTTGACGTCCGGGTCCTGCGCAATGGGAATCCATGAACCATGTCAGGTCCGGAAGGAAGCAGCATTAAGTGGACAATCTCATGTGCCGCAGGGTTGCCTGGGCCGAGCTAACTGCTTAAGTAACGCTTATGGGCGTCAGTCGAAGGAAGGTGCACGGCAGTTTAACTATGATAAATGAAACTCATCTCAGATTGGGATGAGTTTTTTATTTGATTAACTTTTGTAAAAGTTATTTTATATACGGTATAATAGTCAAAGAGAATACATAGGAAGGGGGGCGTGTCAATGAGTTATCAAGCTTTATATCGTGTTTGGCGGCCACAAAGCTTTATTGATGTTGTTGGACAAGAGCATGTAACGAAAACATTGCAAAACGCCCTGCTTCAACAAAAAATATCGCATGCTTATTTATTTTCAGGCCCTAGGGGAACTGGTAAAACAAGTGCTGCGAAGATTTTGGCAAAAGCGGTTAACTGTGAAAGAGCACCGATTAGTGAGCCATGTAATGAGTGTCCGTCATGCAGAGGGATTACAGATGGCTCAATTCCTGATGTCATTGAAATTGATGCGGCCTCTAACAACGGTGTAGAAGAAATAAGAGATATTCGCGATAAGGTGAAGTATGCTCCAAACGCCGTAAAATACAAGGTCTATATTGTCGATGAAGTGCATATGCTTTCCATTGGCGCTTTCAATGCTCTGTTAAAAACTCTTGAAGAACCGCCAAAGCATGTTATCTTTATTTTAGCGACAACAGAGCCTCATAAGATTCCTCTTACGATTATTTCAAGATGTCAGCGCTTTGATTTCAAACGTATTACGGCTCAAGCGATTGTGGGCAGAATGAAGCTCATTGTGGAAGAGACTGGCGTCGAATGTGATGAACAAGCATTGCAAATTATTGCACGAGCGGCAGAGGGTGGAATGCGTGATGCCCTGAGTCTACTCGATCAAGCGATTTCATTCAGCCAGGATAGTGTGACGATTGAAGATGCTTTAACTGTTACAGGAGCTGTTTCACAAGGGTACCTTAATAAACTAGCAAATGCTGTGATGGAAAGAGATGCAGCTTCAGGTCTAGGATTTTTAGAGGAATTACTCGCTCAGGGGAAAGATCCTTCAAGGTTTGTAGAGGATTTCATTCTGTACTATCGTGACATGCTGCTCATTAAAGCGGCTCCTCGGTTAGAGGAATCGTTGGAAAGAGTGATGCTCGATGATGAATTCCAATCTCTCGCAAATGAAATGAATCCAGAAGAGCTATATGAATTAATCGAAGTTTTGAATAAAGCGCAGCAAGAAATGCGCTGGACGAACCACCCTAGAATTTTCCTTGAGGTTGCCATTGTAAAGCTATGTCAGCTTCAAAAAAGTAAAGCACAAGAATTCTCAGGAGATCTTCAGCCTCTGCTGCAGAAAATTCAGCACCTTGAG from Cytobacillus dafuensis encodes:
- the tadA gene encoding tRNA adenosine(34) deaminase TadA, with translation MNKMVLQNDHIDEIFMLEAIKEAKKAEQIKEVPIGAIIVHNGEIIAKAHNLRESNQNAIAHAELLAIDQACKKLGTWRLEDAVLYVTLEPCPMCAGAIMLSRIKTVVYGAKDPKGGCAGTFMNLLQDERFNHQSDVVSGVLEKECGDLLSAFFKSLRERKKEEKKRRQLQLDTNAGIDSE
- a CDS encoding LysM peptidoglycan-binding domain-containing protein, with protein sequence MQIHVVQENQTLTSIARTYGTTAKDIAEANEIPNPNNLVVGQTMVIPIIGQFYWVQSGDSLYSISRKFSISFQELAAVNGISVNTPLQIGFRLYIPPRPKPKAEFNAYVEPRGTSVAPNLEASAREAAPYLTYLAPFSFQALRDGSLKEPLLNNFPAIARANQNVLMMVITNQENDQFNDELGRILLNNIPIQDKFLNNIVTTAKKYGFKDIHFDFEFLRPEDREAYNRFLRKAKARFQQEGWLLSTALAPKTSATQKGKWYEAHDYKAHGEIADFVVIMTYEWGYSGGPAMAVSPIGPVRRVLEYAITEIPSSKILMGQNLYGYDWTLPFVPGSVAKAVSPQQAIQLAAAHNVPIQYDSRSQAPFFNYTDNEGKKHEVWFEDARSIQAKFNLIKELKLRGMSYWKLGLSFPQNWLLITENFEVVKRA
- a CDS encoding deoxynucleoside kinase; protein product: MSLRNKYGIPSNAVITVAGTVGVGKSTMTNALAKALHFRTSFEKVDSNPYLDKFYADFDRWSFHLQIYFLAERFKEQKRIFEYGGGFIQDRSIYEDTGIFAKMHYEKGTMSKVDYETYTSLFEAMVMTPYFPHPDLLIYIEGSLDDILSRIQERGRPMEQQTPISYWEEMHKRYENWINTFNACPVLRLNINDYDIIEDENSIEPILERISIFLKQTQLLKK
- a CDS encoding deoxynucleoside kinase, with translation MKVAPFITVEGPIGVGKTSLAKAISDHYQFTLLKEIVDENPFLGKFYENIEEWSFQTEMFFLCNRYKQLVDIHNHYLKNNEPVTADYHIFKNLIFAGRSLNKTEYDKYLKIYEILTADMPKPNMVIYLHASLETLLKRIKLRGREIEKNISPLYLEQLSLDYESAISEFEAQHPEVPVLRFNGDNLDFVKNKDDLNYIFDTLNQSFKKGSIQS
- the serS gene encoding serine--tRNA ligase — its product is MLDIKYLRANFQEVKEKLKHRGEDLTDLGKFEDLDTKRRELIVQAEQLKSKRNEVSQQVAALKRDKQDADHLIVEMREVGDQIKTLDDELRSVEEVLDQLLLSIPNIPHESVPVGETEDDNIEAWKWGEIREFEFEPKPHWDVADQLKILDFERAGKVTGSRFVFYKGLGARLERALFNFMLDLHTDEHGYKEVLPPYLVNRASMTGTGQLPKFEEDAFLIGNEDYFLIPTAEVPVTNMHRDEILTGENLPINYAAFSACFRSEAGSAGRDTRGLIRQHQFNKVELVKFVKPEDSYDELEKLTKNAEKVLQLLGLPYRVMSMCTGDLGFTAAKKYDIEVWIPSYGTYREISSCSNFESFQARRANIRFRREPKGKPEHVHTLNGSGLAIGRTVAAILENYQQEDGSVIIPEVLRPYMGNRDVIKPE
- a CDS encoding D-alanyl-D-alanine carboxypeptidase family protein encodes the protein MMVIGLFPSLNKAHAEDILNINGDAAILVEAETGKVLYSKNADQVLGIASMTKMMTEYLLLEAIEEGKVKWDQEYSVSEYVWKISHDTNLSNVPLRRDGKYNIRELYQAMTIYSANAATIAIAETIAGSEKNFVKMMNEKAEELGLEDYKFVNSTGLNNKDLKGNFHTGTEEEENVMSARATAKLASALINRFPEVLETTSIPKMTFREGTEDAINMENWNWMLPGLVYGFEGVDGLKTGTTDFAGYCFTGTAERNGTRYITVVMNAKDDSGKGSYKSRFDETKKMLNYAFSNFSKEEIVPANYEVKGKKTLPVTKGKEDKVKIHTKDPITMVLKSGEKENYKPKLVLDKKKLNEKGELTAPIKKGEKVGTLTIESPNDKDLEFLSEDGKSNITVDVVAADDVEKANWFVLMMRGIGSFFGNVWGGISSTVQGWFS
- the guaB gene encoding IMP dehydrogenase; the protein is MWESKFVKEGLTFDDVLLVPAKSEVLPRDVDLSVKLTEKIKLNIPLISAGMDTVTEADMAIAMARQGGLGVIHKNMSIEQQAEQVDKVKRSESGVITDPFFLTPEQQVFDAEHLMGKYRISGVPIVNNHEEQKLVGILTNRDLRFISDYSIIISDVMTKENLVTAPVGTTLADAESILQKHKIEKLPLVDSKGILKGLITIKDIEKVIEFPNSAKDQQGRLLVGAAVGVTKDTMKRVELLVKSQVDVIVVDTAHGHSKGVLDTVREIRNAYPDLAIIAGNVATAEATKDLIEAGADIVKVGIGPGSICTTRVVAGVGVPQITAVYDCATEARKHGKAIIADGGIKYSGDIVKALAAGGHVVMLGSLLAGVSESPGETEIFQGRRFKVYRGMGSVAAMEKGSKDRYFQEDNKKFVPEGIEGRLPYKGPLTDTIYQLVGGLRSGMGYCGTKDLTELRENAQFVKMTGAGLRESHPHDVQITKEAPNYSL
- the dnaX gene encoding DNA polymerase III subunit gamma/tau: MSYQALYRVWRPQSFIDVVGQEHVTKTLQNALLQQKISHAYLFSGPRGTGKTSAAKILAKAVNCERAPISEPCNECPSCRGITDGSIPDVIEIDAASNNGVEEIRDIRDKVKYAPNAVKYKVYIVDEVHMLSIGAFNALLKTLEEPPKHVIFILATTEPHKIPLTIISRCQRFDFKRITAQAIVGRMKLIVEETGVECDEQALQIIARAAEGGMRDALSLLDQAISFSQDSVTIEDALTVTGAVSQGYLNKLANAVMERDAASGLGFLEELLAQGKDPSRFVEDFILYYRDMLLIKAAPRLEESLERVMLDDEFQSLANEMNPEELYELIEVLNKAQQEMRWTNHPRIFLEVAIVKLCQLQKSKAQEFSGDLQPLLQKIQHLEQEISDLKRQGIPLQDEAQPAVQKKPQRSSRKGFQAPVGKVNEILKQATKNDLMAIKSKWSEMLNRLVHNQMRSQAALLNEAEPVAASENAFIIKFKYEIHCQMAMDNARFLDTLSNTMFELFGKRIQMVGIPDEQWQKIREDFLHTQRDDEAGDEVRQNEEEPLIAEAKKIFGEELVEIIE